Proteins from one Poseidonibacter antarcticus genomic window:
- a CDS encoding heterodisulfide reductase-related iron-sulfur binding cluster, whose translation MEITREVYWNVGNNATTIGLMYLFTFLAMGLVVYFFYKRYKVYQLGRPLNRTDNIGKRIKYMLTNMMGQIRVRRNSRPGIAHSIFFWSFIILFIGTFLVFVQADITNLLFDYVFLKGDFYKIYSLSLDIAGFVAIIMMTALFIRRFIFKPKNLITSREDTIIHILLYLILITGFLIEGIRMAATELITNPEWMIFSPIGMVIANMLSEVDSTTLLLTHKILWWVHLFIVLAFFVVIPLTKLRHMFTITANYVFKDTGPTGKLVTLNMEDENIETFGASKVADFTWKDIFDADACISCNRCEDICPANATGKPLSPMSIIHKIGDAAFNDPERNLIEDIGRDSIWSCTTCRACEDICPSANEHVSKIVDIRRNLVLMEGEFAGDEVMKAMDNVEVNGNPMGLALASRGDWAIGLDVVIMSDTYEIIENPVDVLYYVGCYASFDARNQKIAKNFVEICNASGIKVGILGKEEKCCGEPIRKMGNEYLYQELAKENIQNLDKYKALKIVTTCPHCFNTLNKDYRDLGFETEVEHYTVFLNRLEKEKRIPMEEKEFDCTYHDSCYLVRHNDIDEEPRSLLNSAGANIIEMTKSRKDTSCCGAGGGRILAEEHLGNKKINVDRVNMAQETGAPTLISNCPFCLTMFEDGIKMADCEDSLVVKDLSEIIVERLKK comes from the coding sequence ATGGAAATAACTAGAGAAGTATATTGGAATGTTGGTAATAATGCAACAACAATAGGATTAATGTATTTGTTTACTTTTTTAGCAATGGGATTAGTTGTGTATTTTTTTTATAAAAGATACAAAGTATATCAATTAGGAAGACCTTTAAATAGAACTGATAATATTGGTAAAAGAATTAAGTATATGCTTACTAATATGATGGGACAAATTAGAGTTAGAAGAAATAGTCGTCCAGGAATTGCACATAGTATATTCTTTTGGTCATTCATAATTTTATTTATTGGAACATTTTTAGTATTTGTTCAAGCAGATATTACTAACCTTTTATTTGATTATGTTTTTCTAAAAGGTGATTTTTATAAAATTTATTCACTATCTCTAGATATAGCAGGTTTTGTTGCAATAATAATGATGACAGCTTTATTTATTAGAAGATTTATTTTTAAACCTAAAAACCTAATAACTTCACGTGAGGATACAATTATACATATTCTTTTATATCTGATTTTAATTACTGGATTTTTAATTGAGGGTATAAGAATGGCTGCAACTGAACTTATAACTAATCCAGAATGGATGATTTTTTCTCCTATTGGTATGGTTATAGCTAATATGCTTTCAGAGGTAGATTCTACTACTTTATTACTTACACATAAAATATTATGGTGGGTACATCTTTTTATCGTGCTTGCTTTTTTTGTTGTGATACCTTTAACTAAATTAAGACATATGTTTACAATTACAGCAAATTATGTATTTAAAGATACAGGACCTACGGGTAAACTTGTTACTTTAAATATGGAAGATGAAAATATTGAGACTTTTGGAGCTTCTAAGGTGGCAGATTTTACATGGAAAGATATCTTTGATGCAGATGCTTGTATAAGTTGTAATAGATGTGAAGATATTTGTCCTGCAAATGCAACAGGAAAACCTTTATCTCCAATGAGTATAATCCATAAAATAGGCGATGCTGCTTTTAATGATCCAGAACGAAATTTAATAGAAGATATTGGTCGAGACTCTATTTGGTCGTGTACTACATGTAGGGCTTGTGAAGATATTTGTCCTTCTGCAAATGAGCATGTAAGTAAAATCGTAGATATTAGAAGAAACCTTGTTCTTATGGAAGGTGAATTTGCTGGGGATGAAGTTATGAAAGCCATGGATAATGTTGAAGTTAATGGTAATCCTATGGGGTTGGCACTAGCATCAAGAGGTGATTGGGCAATTGGACTTGATGTTGTAATTATGAGTGATACTTATGAAATAATAGAAAATCCTGTTGATGTTCTTTATTACGTAGGATGTTATGCTTCTTTTGATGCTAGAAATCAGAAAATTGCAAAGAATTTCGTTGAAATATGTAATGCTTCTGGGATTAAAGTAGGTATTTTAGGAAAAGAAGAAAAATGTTGTGGGGAACCTATTCGTAAAATGGGTAATGAATATTTATATCAAGAACTTGCAAAAGAAAACATTCAAAACCTAGATAAATATAAAGCACTTAAAATTGTAACAACTTGTCCACACTGTTTTAATACTTTAAATAAAGACTATAGAGATTTAGGATTTGAAACAGAAGTAGAGCATTATACGGTTTTTCTTAATAGACTGGAAAAAGAAAAAAGAATTCCTATGGAAGAAAAAGAATTTGATTGTACTTATCATGATTCATGTTATTTAGTAAGACACAATGATATAGATGAAGAGCCTAGATCTCTTTTAAATTCTGCTGGTGCAAATATTATAGAAATGACTAAAAGTAGGAAAGATACTTCTTGTTGTGGTGCAGGTGGTGGAAGAATTCTTGCCGAAGAGCATCTTGGAAATAAGAAGATTAATGTTGATAGAGTAAATATGGCTCAAGAGACAGGGGCTCCAACGTTAATTTCTAATTGTCCTTTCTGTCTTACAATGTTTGAAGATGGAATTAAAATGGCAGATTGTGAAGATAGTCTTGTAGTAAAAGATTTATCAGAAATAATAGTTGAAAGACTAAAAAAATAA
- a CDS encoding electron transfer flavoprotein subunit beta/FixA family protein yields MKILVCIKQVPDMESKFKVNAQNNWFDENDLAYRINEYDEYAIEQAVQLKEQLSDVDITVLSVGPNRVKEALKKALAMGCDRAIHIEDEESYIKDSSQIASLIADFSKDKEFDIIFTGMQSQDRGSAQVGVIISELLNIACVSTIADFEYNDSITVKRELEGGLKSIIKVDTPVVLTCQLGLNTPRYPTLPNIMKAKKKELLTIDSLELSSTDSLNETLNFYYPEKSGACLILEGDTSELADKLITILKEKTSVL; encoded by the coding sequence ATGAAAATACTTGTATGTATTAAACAAGTTCCTGATATGGAATCAAAATTTAAAGTAAATGCTCAAAATAATTGGTTTGATGAAAATGATTTAGCATATCGTATAAATGAGTATGATGAATATGCTATTGAGCAAGCAGTTCAGCTAAAAGAACAATTATCAGATGTTGATATTACTGTTTTATCTGTAGGTCCAAATAGAGTTAAGGAAGCTTTAAAAAAAGCTCTAGCAATGGGATGTGATAGAGCTATTCATATTGAAGATGAAGAATCATATATAAAAGATTCTTCACAAATTGCAAGCTTAATTGCTGATTTCTCTAAAGATAAGGAGTTTGATATTATTTTCACTGGAATGCAATCACAAGATAGAGGATCTGCACAAGTTGGTGTTATTATTTCAGAATTGTTAAATATTGCTTGCGTATCTACAATAGCAGATTTTGAATATAACGATAGCATTACTGTTAAAAGAGAACTAGAAGGTGGATTAAAGTCTATTATTAAAGTAGATACTCCTGTTGTATTAACTTGTCAATTAGGACTTAATACTCCAAGATATCCTACTTTACCTAATATTATGAAAGCAAAAAAGAAAGAACTATTAACTATTGATAGTTTAGAGTTATCAAGTACTGATAGTTTAAATGAAACACTTAATTTTTACTATCCAGAGAAAAGTGGTGCTTGTCTTATTTTAGAAGGTGATACTTCAGAGCTTGCAGATAAATTAATTACAATATTAAAAGAAAAAACTTCGGTTCTTTAA
- a CDS encoding NAD(P)/FAD-dependent oxidoreductase has protein sequence MKRVIIIGASYAGLYAVKNFSECKNIEVVLFDKNEYHYIQVESYSFVSTSQNIDDVTINISQYIKSLNKNINFYNEKIDYFDSELNEVITDKNIKYSYDYLIIATGSLTNFPIQVPNIKEYSIGIKTLQSAVKVERLFSSLIKNKNKKFNIVIGGAGLSGIEVATEMAAIIKDKFHNMKDNNLEINIIIVDGMKTVLPNMDDRLVRACEKRLDELNVKTYLGSFITDVDKNKIYLTNETVVDYDYFIFTGGIKAVTINSNKNHDVNKLNQYIVNQNLKMRNEKNIFVIGDAAEITLNDKYFAPTAQLAIQSGEYVSKYIQNELSFKYTEKFNPKSNGVLISLGGKYGIGLVFNKLFIKGYVAFLLKNFVTYMHKIKFIMK, from the coding sequence ATGAAAAGAGTGATTATTATTGGAGCTAGTTATGCTGGTCTCTATGCTGTTAAAAATTTTTCAGAGTGTAAGAATATTGAAGTTGTTTTATTTGATAAAAATGAATATCATTATATTCAAGTGGAATCTTATTCTTTTGTATCAACATCTCAAAATATTGATGACGTTACTATAAATATAAGTCAATATATAAAAAGTTTAAATAAAAATATAAATTTTTATAATGAAAAAATAGATTATTTTGATTCAGAATTAAATGAAGTTATTACAGATAAGAATATTAAATATTCTTATGATTATTTAATAATTGCAACAGGATCTCTGACAAATTTTCCTATTCAAGTTCCAAATATTAAAGAATATTCAATTGGAATTAAAACTCTTCAAAGTGCTGTCAAAGTAGAACGACTGTTTAGTTCTCTTATTAAAAATAAAAATAAAAAATTTAATATTGTTATTGGTGGTGCGGGTCTTTCTGGTATAGAAGTAGCTACTGAGATGGCTGCAATTATAAAAGATAAATTTCATAATATGAAAGATAATAATTTAGAGATAAATATCATTATTGTAGATGGTATGAAAACGGTTTTACCAAATATGGATGATAGATTAGTCAGAGCTTGTGAAAAAAGATTAGATGAATTAAATGTAAAAACATATTTAGGTTCATTTATAACGGATGTAGATAAAAATAAGATTTATTTAACTAATGAAACTGTTGTTGATTACGATTATTTTATTTTTACAGGAGGGATTAAAGCTGTTACAATTAATTCCAATAAGAACCATGATGTTAATAAATTGAATCAATATATTGTCAATCAAAATTTAAAAATGAGAAATGAAAAGAATATCTTTGTTATAGGTGATGCTGCTGAAATAACTTTAAATGATAAATATTTTGCTCCAACTGCACAACTTGCAATTCAATCAGGTGAATATGTATCAAAATATATTCAAAATGAACTGTCGTTTAAATATACAGAAAAATTTAATCCTAAATCAAACGGTGTTTTGATTTCCTTAGGTGGTAAATATGGGATAGGTTTAGTTTTTAATAAATTATTCATTAAAGGGTATGTAGCATTTTTATTAAAGAATTTTGTTACTTATATGCATAAAATAAAATTTATTATGAAATAA
- a CDS encoding 3-hydroxybutyryl-CoA dehydrogenase: MNIEEVGIIGSGQMGNGIAHVCALSGYKVVLIDIAEEALNKAMQTIEKNLNRQVQKNKISQEKMDEAISKITTNTDSKALKNVDLVIEAATENFDLKVKIFQGVLEHIKKDCLLSTNTSSISITKLASTTDRAEKFIGLHFMNPVPVMKLVEIIPGIATTDEMFETSKQFAESLGKVVAVSKDFPGFLSNRILIPMLNEAIYALHEGVGDIKSIDTTMKLGMAHPMGPFQLADLIGLDTCLAIMNVLYEGFSDTKYRPCPLLVKYVEAGWYGVKSGKGFYDYSSDTPIPTR; this comes from the coding sequence ATGAATATAGAAGAAGTTGGGATTATTGGTTCAGGACAAATGGGAAATGGAATAGCACATGTTTGTGCTCTTTCAGGGTATAAAGTTGTATTAATAGATATTGCAGAAGAAGCATTAAATAAAGCAATGCAGACTATTGAAAAGAATCTTAATAGACAAGTACAAAAGAATAAAATATCTCAAGAAAAGATGGATGAAGCTATTAGTAAAATAACAACAAATACTGATTCAAAAGCTCTTAAAAATGTTGATTTAGTAATTGAAGCTGCTACAGAAAATTTTGACTTAAAAGTAAAAATATTTCAAGGAGTATTAGAACATATAAAAAAAGATTGTTTATTATCAACAAATACATCAAGTATTTCTATTACAAAATTAGCATCTACAACTGATAGAGCAGAAAAATTTATTGGTTTACATTTTATGAATCCAGTTCCTGTAATGAAGTTAGTGGAAATAATACCTGGCATTGCAACTACAGATGAAATGTTTGAGACATCAAAACAATTTGCAGAGTCTTTAGGGAAGGTTGTTGCTGTTTCAAAAGATTTTCCTGGTTTTTTATCAAATAGAATTTTAATTCCTATGTTAAATGAAGCAATATATGCCTTACATGAAGGAGTTGGTGATATAAAATCAATTGACACTACAATGAAGCTAGGAATGGCACATCCAATGGGTCCATTTCAATTAGCAGATTTAATTGGATTAGATACTTGTTTAGCAATTATGAATGTTCTTTATGAAGGATTCTCTGATACTAAGTATAGACCTTGTCCATTATTGGTGAAATATGTTGAAGCTGGTTGGTATGGAGTAAAGTCAGGAAAAGGTTTTTATGATTATTCTTCAGATACACCAATTCCAACAAGATAA
- a CDS encoding YbgC/FadM family acyl-CoA thioesterase, with the protein MKIRIYYEDTDAAGIVYHTNFIKYCERARSELFFQEGFHKNNNKDEHFVVRHIVSDFVQVAFLGDIIEVKTEIVERKNTSVILKHSIVRDNELICTFDVVLVYVKNYKAIPIPDKIFQVLENKK; encoded by the coding sequence ATGAAAATTAGAATTTATTATGAAGATACAGATGCAGCAGGTATTGTTTATCATACTAATTTTATAAAATATTGTGAAAGAGCAAGATCAGAACTTTTCTTTCAAGAAGGTTTTCATAAAAATAATAATAAAGATGAACATTTTGTTGTAAGACATATTGTTAGTGATTTTGTTCAAGTTGCCTTTTTGGGTGATATAATTGAAGTTAAAACAGAAATTGTTGAACGAAAAAATACATCAGTGATTTTAAAGCATAGTATTGTAAGAGATAATGAACTTATTTGTACATTTGATGTTGTACTAGTTTATGTGAAAAATTATAAAGCAATACCCATCCCTGATAAAATTTTTCAAGTCTTAGAAAATAAAAAATAA
- a CDS encoding enoyl-CoA hydratase-related protein: protein MYRNLEYKKNNKVGIITFTRESALNALNKETLQELSLLIDNINKDKEVTVIVMSGKGRAFVAGADIKEFEGLSVDEGRDISNQGSALFRKIELSDKIFIAGINGFALGGGCELAMACDIRIASTKAKFGQPEINLGLIPGFGGTQRLIRYVGLEKAKELILTGRIIEAEEAYTIGLVSKITDDELSEVTMDLANKIALKSQDIVKYTKRIMNSYLENSDCYLSRESDIFGMCFNLPDQKEGCSAFIEKREPIFNKEQ, encoded by the coding sequence ATGTATAGAAATTTAGAATATAAAAAAAATAATAAAGTAGGAATAATAACTTTTACAAGAGAAAGTGCATTAAATGCTCTAAATAAAGAAACTCTTCAAGAATTATCATTATTAATTGACAATATAAATAAGGATAAAGAGGTGACAGTTATTGTAATGAGTGGTAAAGGAAGAGCATTTGTTGCAGGTGCTGATATAAAAGAATTTGAAGGTTTGAGCGTAGATGAAGGTAGAGACATTAGCAATCAGGGCTCAGCTTTATTTAGGAAAATAGAGTTATCAGACAAAATTTTTATAGCAGGTATAAATGGATTTGCTTTAGGTGGAGGATGCGAACTTGCAATGGCATGTGATATTAGGATTGCTTCTACAAAAGCTAAGTTTGGTCAACCTGAAATAAATCTTGGACTAATACCTGGTTTTGGAGGGACTCAAAGATTGATTCGATATGTTGGACTAGAAAAAGCTAAAGAGCTAATTTTAACTGGAAGAATTATAGAAGCTGAAGAAGCTTATACTATAGGTCTAGTAAGCAAGATTACTGATGATGAACTTTCAGAAGTCACTATGGACCTAGCTAATAAAATAGCTTTAAAGAGTCAAGATATAGTGAAATATACAAAAAGAATTATGAATAGTTATTTAGAGAATTCAGATTGTTATTTATCTAGAGAATCAGATATTTTTGGGATGTGTTTTAATCTCCCTGATCAAAAAGAAGGTTGTTCTGCTTTTATTGAAAAAAGAGAACCTATTTTTAATAAAGAACAATAG
- a CDS encoding acyl-CoA dehydrogenase, translating to MNFGISEDHNVLVDSLRDFVDNEIKPIAIEIDEKHEIPTSLITQMSELGFMGTYIPEEYGGAGMDYFSYILTVEEVSKACASTGVLIAAHTSLCCGPILSYGTEEQKKQYLPDLASGKKIGCFLQTEPNAGSDVVNIDTKYKEEDDCYVISGSKIFITNGAYKGTGILIATKDKTLGHKGLSAFIIDLSTPGVEVTKNEVKMGIRGSYTTAFGLDSVRIPKENLLGKEGDGFKIAMETLNAGRISIGAQALGIAQGALDKSIDYTQERKQFGKPLSAFQAVSMKLAEMKVRIEQSKLLIYKAAWLKENDKPYIMESAMAKLSASETATFVTKDAIQVHGGYGFICEYEVERMYRDAKITEIYEGTSEIQRIIIGKMLIK from the coding sequence ATGAATTTTGGAATCAGTGAGGATCATAATGTATTAGTAGATAGTCTTAGAGACTTTGTTGATAATGAGATAAAACCTATAGCTATCGAAATTGATGAAAAACATGAAATACCAACATCTTTGATTACACAGATGAGTGAGTTGGGATTTATGGGTACATATATTCCTGAAGAATATGGTGGGGCAGGAATGGATTATTTTTCTTACATTTTAACAGTAGAAGAAGTTTCAAAAGCTTGTGCTTCAACAGGTGTTTTAATTGCAGCACATACATCATTATGTTGTGGACCAATATTATCTTATGGAACAGAGGAACAAAAGAAACAATATCTTCCTGATTTAGCTAGCGGTAAAAAAATTGGTTGTTTTTTACAAACAGAACCAAATGCTGGAAGTGATGTTGTAAATATTGATACAAAATATAAAGAAGAAGATGATTGTTATGTAATATCAGGTTCTAAAATATTTATCACTAATGGAGCATATAAAGGTACAGGTATTTTAATTGCCACAAAAGATAAGACATTAGGACATAAAGGCTTATCTGCTTTTATTATTGATTTATCAACACCAGGTGTTGAAGTTACTAAAAATGAAGTAAAGATGGGTATTAGAGGTAGCTACACTACAGCTTTTGGTTTGGATTCAGTTAGGATTCCTAAGGAAAACTTATTAGGAAAAGAAGGTGATGGTTTTAAAATTGCCATGGAAACTCTTAATGCTGGAAGAATAAGTATTGGAGCACAAGCTTTAGGTATTGCCCAAGGTGCACTTGATAAATCTATTGATTATACACAAGAAAGAAAACAATTTGGAAAACCACTTTCTGCTTTTCAAGCTGTATCTATGAAATTAGCTGAAATGAAAGTTAGAATAGAGCAAAGTAAATTGTTAATTTATAAAGCTGCTTGGTTAAAAGAGAATGATAAACCATATATTATGGAATCAGCTATGGCAAAACTTTCTGCCTCTGAAACAGCTACTTTTGTTACAAAAGATGCAATTCAAGTTCATGGTGGCTATGGATTTATATGTGAATATGAAGTTGAAAGAATGTATAGAGATGCAAAAATCACAGAAATATACGAAGGTACTAGTGAGATTCAAAGAATAATCATTGGTAAGATGTTAATAAAGTAA
- a CDS encoding electron transfer flavoprotein subunit alpha/FixB family protein produces MKLLLVGEYRENKLLDVTYDLIGFADKLESEKVMVAIGYESDVPKFDGKLYLADANELGEYNPSTHKQLILDVIEKENPDLIVFIHSSFGWDLAPRVATSLKATQLTEVVEYKDNSFIVPSCNSKLRRELKSKTSKTVITIQAGAFTPLYDSVGVPEIENISISTTSDINFVGYEKAEEKGLDLTKAEIIVTAGRGVGKKDNIPIIQALADKFGGELGASRPVADNEWVDQSHQVGTTGQTVSPKLYVACGVSGAIQHLAGMKKSEFIVAINTDKDAPISEVADILVVADVLQFVPILTNKLS; encoded by the coding sequence ATGAAATTATTATTAGTTGGAGAATATAGAGAAAATAAATTGTTGGATGTTACTTACGATTTAATAGGATTTGCAGATAAATTAGAATCAGAAAAAGTAATGGTAGCTATTGGTTATGAATCAGATGTCCCAAAGTTTGATGGCAAGCTTTACTTAGCAGATGCCAATGAACTAGGGGAGTATAACCCTTCAACTCATAAACAATTGATTTTAGATGTTATTGAAAAAGAAAACCCAGATTTAATAGTATTTATACATTCTTCTTTTGGCTGGGATTTAGCTCCTAGAGTTGCTACTTCATTAAAAGCAACACAATTGACAGAGGTTGTTGAGTATAAGGACAATTCTTTTATTGTTCCTTCTTGTAATTCAAAGTTGAGAAGAGAACTAAAATCTAAAACTTCAAAGACTGTTATTACAATTCAAGCTGGTGCTTTTACTCCTCTTTATGATTCTGTTGGAGTTCCTGAAATTGAAAATATATCAATAAGTACTACATCAGATATAAATTTTGTTGGATATGAAAAAGCGGAAGAAAAAGGTTTAGATTTAACAAAAGCAGAAATAATAGTTACAGCAGGTAGGGGAGTTGGTAAAAAAGATAATATCCCAATCATTCAAGCTTTAGCAGATAAATTTGGTGGTGAATTAGGTGCTAGTAGACCAGTTGCTGATAATGAATGGGTTGATCAAAGTCACCAAGTTGGTACCACAGGACAGACTGTTTCTCCTAAATTATATGTAGCTTGCGGTGTTTCAGGGGCTATACAACATTTAGCTGGGATGAAAAAATCTGAATTTATTGTTGCAATTAATACAGATAAAGATGCTCCAATTAGTGAGGTTGCAGATATTCTAGTTGTTGCTGATGTACTTCAGTTTGTTCCAATTCTAACAAATAAATTATCATAA
- the tmpT gene encoding thiopurine S-methyltransferase, with amino-acid sequence MDINFWNERWEKNEIAFHMKEINPMIVNHFNELNLSKGKRIFVPLCGKTLDIKWLLLNEYHIVGIELNKTAIDSLFIDLNIIPTISKYKNFLSYSADNINIFVGDFFELTKELIGYIDAIYDRAALVALPEDMRLNYVSHLLDITNVAPQLLISYDYDQNIMKGPPFSVPYHEIQLHYLEYYEITLLNENINIPSGLKRKSQAKETIWLLKNS; translated from the coding sequence GTGGATATTAATTTTTGGAATGAGCGATGGGAAAAGAATGAAATAGCTTTTCATATGAAGGAAATAAACCCTATGATAGTTAATCATTTTAATGAATTAAATTTATCAAAAGGAAAACGTATATTTGTACCTTTATGTGGAAAAACATTAGATATAAAATGGTTATTGTTAAATGAATATCATATTGTTGGTATTGAATTAAATAAAACAGCAATTGATTCTTTATTTATTGATTTAAATATCATTCCTACAATATCAAAGTATAAAAACTTTCTTTCCTACAGTGCTGATAATATAAATATTTTTGTAGGTGATTTTTTTGAATTAACAAAGGAGTTGATTGGTTATATTGATGCTATTTATGATAGAGCAGCATTAGTTGCTCTCCCTGAGGATATGCGTTTGAATTATGTATCTCATTTATTAGATATTACAAATGTAGCACCTCAATTATTAATTAGTTATGACTATGATCAAAATATAATGAAAGGACCACCTTTTTCAGTTCCTTATCATGAAATTCAACTACATTATTTGGAATATTATGAGATTACATTACTTAATGAGAATATTAATATTCCAAGTGGTTTAAAACGTAAATCGCAAGCTAAAGAGACTATTTGGTTATTAAAAAATAGTTAA
- a CDS encoding hotdog fold thioesterase: MNIWNKEISLEELNEMGKNTAIESLGIKITKIGEDSLEGEMPIDTRTHQIQGILHGGSSVLFAETLGSLAGLLAAREGFTVVGLDINANHLRGFSDGSVLGIATAIHIGRTTQVWEIKIFHKETKKMVCVSRLTIAVIKEA; the protein is encoded by the coding sequence ATGAATATTTGGAATAAAGAAATTTCATTAGAAGAACTCAATGAAATGGGTAAAAATACAGCAATAGAAAGTTTAGGAATTAAAATTACTAAAATTGGTGAAGATTCATTAGAAGGTGAAATGCCAATTGATACGCGAACTCATCAAATACAAGGTATTCTACATGGTGGATCTTCTGTACTTTTTGCAGAGACATTAGGTAGCCTTGCTGGATTATTAGCAGCAAGGGAAGGTTTTACTGTTGTTGGATTAGATATAAATGCGAATCATTTAAGAGGTTTTTCAGATGGGAGTGTTTTAGGAATTGCAACAGCTATTCATATTGGACGAACTACCCAAGTATGGGAAATCAAAATATTCCATAAAGAAACGAAGAAAATGGTTTGTGTTTCAAGATTAACAATTGCTGTTATAAAAGAAGCTTAG